From Peromyscus eremicus chromosome 3, PerEre_H2_v1, whole genome shotgun sequence, one genomic window encodes:
- the Gstk1 gene encoding LOW QUALITY PROTEIN: glutathione S-transferase kappa 1 (The sequence of the model RefSeq protein was modified relative to this genomic sequence to represent the inferred CDS: deleted 1 base in 1 codon): MGPAPRTLELFYDVLSPYSWLGFEVLCRYQHLWNINLKLRPAFIAGIMRDSGNKPPALVPRKGQYMNKEIPLLRQHFQVPINIPKDFFNVILKKGSLNAMRFLTSVSMEQPEMLEKVSRELWMRVWSRDEDITESQSILAAAEKAGMSTEQAQGLLEKIATAQVKSKLQETTETACKYGAFGLPTTVAHVDGKTYMLFGSDRMELLAYLLGEKWMGPVPPTQCSRL; this comes from the exons ATGGGGCCGGCGCCGCGCACCCTGGAACTCTTCTACGACGTTCTGTCCCCCTACTCCTGGCTGGGCTTTGAG GTCCTATGTAGGTACCAACACCTCTGGAACATCAACCTGAAGTTGCGCCCGGCTTTCATCGCTGGGATCATGAGGGACAGTG GAAACAAACCGCCAGCTCTGGTTCCCCGAAAAGGCCAGTACATGAACAAAGAGATTCCTCTCCTGAGGCAACACTTCCAGGTTCCAATCAACATACCCAAGGATTTCTTCAATGTGATTCTTAAGAAAG GGAGTTTAAATGCCATGCGCTTCCTCACCTCCGTGAGCATGGAGCAACCAGAGATGCTGGAGAAGGTGTCCAGAGAGCTATGGATGCGTGTTTGGTCTCGA GATGAAGACATCACGGAGTCCCAGAGCATCCTGGCT GCTGCAGAGAAGGCAGGAATGTCCACAGAGCAAGCCCAAGGCCTTCTGGAGAAAATAGCCACAGCACAGGTgaagagcaagctccaggagacCACTGAGACAGCCTGCAAATACGGG GCCTTTGGGCTGCCCACCACTGTTGCCCACGTGGATGGT AAAACCTACATGTTATTTGGCTCTGATCGCATGGAGCTGCTAGCTTACCTGCTGG GAGAGAAGTGGATGGGCCCTGTGCCCCCAACCCAATGTTCCAGACTTTAA
- the Tmem139 gene encoding transmembrane protein 139: MVPRQLWGKLKQPFLFLSSASLLLGLALLVIQPDVAPASYFFLCLAGFCFLACLLACVVERGLQSRQRSRQTENPEASGNARDNAAFEVPTYEQAVVVMDSQSQHHLQELEQPPPYNSVVITPGAEGAQPSQLERPSPGRLKRRVGSEGTMTRRGNPGRPLRLRGPRVVSTAPDLQSLRVAPKLEPATPPPAYEICFVHPDDDNVFYEDKRILP, from the exons ATGGTGCCCAGGCAGTTGTGGGGAAAACTGAAGCAGCCATTTCTCTTCCTGAGCAGTGCCTCGCTCCTCCTGGGGCTGGCTTTACTGGTCATCCAGCCTGATGTGGCCCCTGCTTCTTATTTCTTCCTCTGCTTGGCTGGCTTCTGCTTTCTTGCCTGCCTCCTGGCCTGTGTTGTGGAGAGGGGCCTCCAATCAAGGCAGCGCTCAAGGCAGACTGAGAATCCAGAGGCCTCGGGCAATGCACG GGACAATGCAGCTTTTGAGGTGCCAACCTACGAGCAGGCGGTGGTGGTGATGGACTCACAATCACAGCACCACCTCCAAGAGCTGGAGCAACCACCCCCTTACAACAGTGTTGTAATAACCCCAGGAGCTGAGGGGGCGCAGCCTAGCCAGCTCGAGAGGCCCAGCCCAGGAAGGCTGAAAAGGCGAGTGGGCTCAGAGGGGACAATGACTCGAAGAGGAAACCCTGGAAGACCTCTTCGACTTAGGGGTCCACGAGTTGTATCCACTGCTCCTGATCTGCAAAGCTTGCGGGTGGCCCCCAAATTGGAGCCCGCTACTCCACCCCCTGCCTACGAAATCTGTTTTGTTCACCCTGACGATGACAATGTTTTCTATGAAGATAAAAGGATACTTCCCTAA